One Nicotiana sylvestris chromosome 12, ASM39365v2, whole genome shotgun sequence genomic window carries:
- the LOC104218351 gene encoding uncharacterized protein has product MPALPFPQKMKWEKLDKCFGRFLEMLKHLCVNIPFTEVLTQMPTYAKFLKEILSSKKKLDETTMVQRNAHCSAILQNKISQNCGDPGRFTIPCSLGSEKFDKALYDSGASINLMHLSVFRKLESKLGVIKSILVSVQLADQTTIFPEGIIEDILVQVDNFVIPIDFIIVDIEVNKEVPLISGRLFLCACRAILDIYEGQLMLRLGKEKVVFQMKRMMKYPNDEASAYSCFKLDVVRELVKIYKFVGIL; this is encoded by the coding sequence ATGCCAGCTCTACCATTCCCTCAAAAGATGAAGTGGGAAAAACTTGACAAGTgttttgggcgattcttggagatgctgaaacaCCTTTGCGTGAACATTCCATTCACAGAGGTACTCACTCAGATGCCTActtatgctaagttcttgaaagaAATCTTGTCCAGCAAGAAGAAATTAGATGAGACAACAATGGTCCAGCGGAATGCCCACTGCAGTGCCATATTGcaaaataaaatttctcaaaattgTGGGGACCCAGGAAGGTTCACCATACCATGCTCATTGGGGAGTGAGAAATTCGATAAGGCCCTCTATGATTCTGGTGCTTCTATAAATCTAATGCATTTGTCTGTATTCAGGAAACTGGAAAGTAAGCTTGGAGTGATCAAATCAATACTAGTGTCCGTACAACTAGCTGACCAGACGACCATTTTTCCTGAGGGAATCATTGAGGATATTCTAGTACAGGTGGACAATTTTGTGATCCCCATAGACTTTATTATAGTAGATATAGAGGTAAACAAGGAGGTGCCTCTAATTTCAGGAAGGCTATTTTTATGTGCATGTAGAGCTATCCTTGATATCTATGAGGGGCAGCTTATGCTCAGACTGGGCAAAGAGAAAGTGGTGTTCCAGATGAAGAGGATGATGAAATACCCCAATGATGAGGCATCTGCCTACTCGTGCTTCAAGCTAGATGTTGTTAGGGAATTGGTTAAAATATACAAGTTTGTAGGGATACTTTAG